GATTCTCTATCTGTTATCTTGTCCTAATTATTGTGAATTTCTCAGCACGTTAAATCACTCTCCAAAGTTATTTTGTTTTAATCTCGGCTATTTTTAGAAACGCAAGGTGTTACAGATTACTTTTTTTTCTGGGTGATTTTACGTATATAGAGTAGAAATTCTTAAATAGTTTAAACGCACACAATATTATGAAAATCCGCGTGGTGATGTCAATGAGGTGGAAGTTGCTTGGTATTTTGTTACTCAGTTTGTTAATTTTGGGTTCTTTTGGAAGTGCAAATATTGTTAAGGGCAGCAATGATAAGGCTTGCCAGCCCGTGAATTACTGGGTTTTTGAGAATGGGCAGTGGGTTGAGAAAAGCGAACCTAGAGTTTGGTGGTACTGCCAAGAGCCCGAGAAAGTTAAGGGTTTTGAAGGGTTCGCATTCAAAGAAATGCCCTATGGTTTATTCAGGAAACCAGATCCAATGATATTACATCAGGCTGCAAGGGAGTTAACTGATTTAGTGGGAATTAACGGGCTTCCCGGAAAATTCTCTAAGAATTTGCCTTCTTACGGAGGAATGTTCATCAACGAGGAAAAAGGGTTAATCTTTGTCTACGTGAAAGATGAAAAAGATAAAGAGAAAATAAGGAAAGCATTAGAAAAATACAAAGGAAAAGTAAACGTGGTGTTTTTAAAAGGCAAATACAACCTCAAACGACTAAAAGACGGGGGAGAAAAAGCAAAAGAACTATTTAGGATCAGAGAATTAGGCATTACGTGGTTGAGTTATCAAAATTCTAAAAATCGGCTGATTATAGGACTAGAGAGTGTTTCCCATAGGAATCTGGAGTTGCTTAGTGAGTACCTTGATAAGTTAAAAATACCCAAGGAAGCAGTTATTGTAGAAGAAATCGATCTAAAGCCTTTGAATGTAGAAGGTTATGATAAACCTTCATTAATACAACCTCTTTCTAGGGATGATGTGATGCGGCCTCTAATGGGAGGGATACAGTTCCAAGTTATAGGTCATAATTATTGTACTTTAGGTTTTCCTGCAGAAAGAAATGGAATAACCGGAATGGTCACTGCAGGCCATTGTACCGATG
This window of the Thermococcus siculi genome carries:
- a CDS encoding S1 family peptidase, translating into MRWKLLGILLLSLLILGSFGSANIVKGSNDKACQPVNYWVFENGQWVEKSEPRVWWYCQEPEKVKGFEGFAFKEMPYGLFRKPDPMILHQAARELTDLVGINGLPGKFSKNLPSYGGMFINEEKGLIFVYVKDEKDKEKIRKALEKYKGKVNVVFLKGKYNLKRLKDGGEKAKELFRIRELGITWLSYQNSKNRLIIGLESVSHRNLELLSEYLDKLKIPKEAVIVEEIDLKPLNVEGYDKPSLIQPLSRDDVMRPLMGGIQFQVIGHNYCTLGFPAERNGITGMVTAGHCTDEGAPAYQPDTSDPSYYIGNVEIKLWSPAQGDMAWIKTTVGVTPKIYPYYIIKGYKSYKYQYVGSTVLKSGRTTGLTGGIILDISDSLEIRTTMEVAPGDSGSPVFYWWQGQAYKYVQIYGLLYRWDPDEGTSTYLSIDDVLNNLGVSLMTG